The following are encoded together in the Humulus lupulus chromosome 5, drHumLupu1.1, whole genome shotgun sequence genome:
- the LOC133779954 gene encoding uncharacterized protein LOC133779954 codes for MVITRAYGLMGKTCDFHSNPNIMARSLMERGTCHLVTRFLGQFNTAGCLIILEKGGTMFTFEGNTERCTYKTTIKVHSPQFYWKVATRADLGLADAYIDGDFTFVDKDEGLLNFFLIVIASRDSNSSASKQNKKGPRGWWTPLLFTASIASAKYFFQHVSRQNTLTQARRNISRHYDLSNELFALVLDETMLYSSAVFKSIDEDLKVAQLRKNSILIEKAKIDKSHEILELGCGWGSLAIEIVKNTGCKYTGITLSKEQLKIAQKKARDAGLQESIKFLLCDYRGLPASYKCDRIIACEILENVGHEFIGDLFGCCESVLAENGLLVLQCTTMPDERYDEYRRSSDFIKEYIFPGGCIPSLSRIVSSIMSASSRLCVEYLENIGIHYYQTLKIWRENFLKKRSEILALGFNDKFIRMWEYYFDYCSAGFKSRTLASYQIVFSRPGNVATFSNPYKYFPSAYGVEFY; via the exons ATGGTTATCACCAGAGCATATGGTTTGATGGGAAAAACTTGTGACTTTCATAGTAATCCAAATATTATGGCACGTTCCTTGATGGAAAGAGGGACATGCCATCTGGTTACTAGATTTCTTGGGCAATTTAACACTGCAGGATGCTTAAT TATATTGGAAAAAGGGGGTACTATGTTTACATTTGAAGGAAACACAGAAAGATGTACTTACAAAACAACTATCAAAGTTCACAGTCCACAATTTTATTGGAAG GTTGCGACACGAGCTGATTTAGGCCTTGCAGATGCTTATATCGATGGAGATTTTACTTTTGTTGACAAAGATGAAGGTCTACTAAATTTCTTCTTG ATTGTTATTGCTAGTAGAGATTCAAATTCTTCAGCCTCCAAACAAAACAAGAAAGG CCCGAGGGGATGGTGGACTCCATTGTTGTTCACAGCTAGTATAGCCTCAGCAAAGTATTTCTTTCAGCATGTTTCAAGGCAGAATACTCTTACGCAAGCTCGTAGAAACATCTCTCGCCATTATGATCTG AGTAATGAACTTTTTGCTCTGGTCCTGGATGAGACAATGTTATACTCGTCTGCGGTATTTAAG TCAATAGATGAAGACTTGAAGGTTGCACAGCTACGAAAAAATTCTATTCTAATTGAGAAA GCCAAAATTGATAAAAGTCATGAAATTCTTGAACTTGGGTGTGGTTGGGGAAGCTTGGCCATTGAAATTGTCAAAAATACTGGATGCAAGTACACTGGCATCACTCTATCAAAGGAACAACTAAAAATAGCACAAAAGAAAGCTAGAGATGCTGGCTTGCAG GAAAGCATAAAATTTCTTCTTTGTGACTATCGAGGATTGCCTGCGAGCTACAAATGTGATAGAATCATAGCCTG TGAGATATTAGAAAATGTTGGTCATGAGTTTATTGGAGACTTATTTGGTTGTTGTGAGTCTGTGCTAGCAGAGAATGGTCTTCTTGTTCTACAG TGTACAACGATGCCAGATGAACGATACGATGAGTATAGGAGAAGTTCAGACTTTATCAAGGAGTACATTTTCCCTGGTGGATGTATTCCTTCACTTAGTAGAATAGTATCTTCCATAATGTCTGCTTCATCCAGACTCTG CGTGGAATACCTTGAAAATATTGGAATTCATTACTACCAAACActaaagatttggagggaaaATTTCTTGAAGAAGCGAAG TGAAATCTTAGCTCTTGGATTCAACGACAAGTTTATTAGGATGTGGGAATACTATTTTGATTATTGCTCAGCAGGGTTCAAGTCTCGCACTCTCGCAAGTTACCAG ATTGTGTTTTCACGTCCTGGGAATGTGGCTACCTTTAGCAATCCATATAAATACTTTCCTTCTGCCTATGGAGTTGAATTTTATTGA